Proteins from a single region of Butyrivibrio fibrisolvens:
- a CDS encoding glycosyltransferase family 2 protein, with protein MKKISILIPCFNEYENVGPISSAIENVLKKDLSSYDYEIVFIDNASTDGTRDKIEELCAGNKKIKAIFNVTNFGQFNSPFHGMCSLDGDCVIPVCADFQDPVELIPVFVHEWEKGHRIVSGVKSSSKESGFIYFLRSIYYKLIKGMSQVHMIEHFTGFGLYDRTFIQLLRKLNDPVPFIRGIVAEYGAGFNLKLIEYEQPKRRAGKTHNNFYTLYDAAMLSITSYTKVGLRVATIVGFICSLMSFVVALVYLVLKLTNWYGFDAGQAPLIVGLFFFMSIELFFIGLMGEYILNINTRVIHRPVVVEEKRIGFDVDKGDPENTGNTV; from the coding sequence ATGAAAAAGATAAGTATACTTATTCCATGTTTTAATGAATATGAAAATGTAGGCCCCATAAGCAGTGCCATTGAGAATGTCTTAAAAAAGGATCTTTCTTCTTATGATTATGAAATCGTTTTTATAGACAATGCTTCAACTGACGGAACAAGGGATAAGATAGAAGAGCTTTGCGCAGGAAATAAAAAGATCAAAGCTATATTTAACGTAACAAACTTCGGACAGTTTAATTCACCATTCCATGGAATGTGCAGTCTTGATGGCGACTGCGTTATACCTGTTTGTGCAGACTTTCAGGATCCTGTAGAGCTTATACCTGTTTTTGTTCATGAATGGGAAAAGGGGCACAGGATAGTATCGGGTGTTAAGTCATCAAGCAAAGAGAGCGGATTTATATATTTTCTTAGAAGTATCTACTACAAGCTTATAAAGGGAATGTCACAGGTTCATATGATAGAGCATTTTACAGGTTTTGGACTTTATGACAGGACTTTCATACAGCTTCTTAGAAAGCTTAATGATCCTGTTCCTTTTATAAGGGGAATAGTTGCCGAGTACGGAGCAGGCTTTAACCTTAAGCTTATAGAATATGAGCAGCCTAAAAGACGTGCGGGTAAGACTCACAATAACTTCTATACCTTGTACGATGCAGCGATGCTAAGCATTACATCCTATACAAAAGTCGGACTTCGCGTTGCTACAATAGTTGGATTTATCTGTTCTTTAATGTCGTTTGTAGTTGCACTTGTATATCTTGTGCTTAAGCTTACCAACTGGTACGGATTTGATGCAGGTCAGGCCCCGCTTATCGTCGGACTGTTCTTTTTCATGTCGATAGAGCTTTTTTTCATAGGACTGATGGGAGAATATATTCTCAACATCAATACCAGAGTTATTCACAGACCTGTTGTAGTCGAAGAAAAGAGGATTGGCTTTGATGTAGATAAAGGTGATCCTGAGAATACTGGAAATACAGTTTGA
- the rfbG gene encoding CDP-glucose 4,6-dehydratase — MKENTLSLKDFYKGKKVFVTGHTGFKGSWMCRTLIQMGAEVTGYSLEPPTDPALFDIADIKDHIDSITGDIRDFESLKKAFDKACPEIVIHMAAQPIVRTSYEQPVMTYETNVMGTVNVLECVRLTDSVRSVLNVTTDKVYKNNEWEWGYRETDELCGFDPYSNSKSCSELVTYSYKNSFFGTGQRKCTISTMRAGNVIGGGDFARDRIIPDCIRAVLSGNEIIVRNKDSIRPYQFVMEPVYAYLLLAAMQYDDISFEGSYNVGPDEGDILTTGEITDMFCNKWNKDHEGASWKSESDMGPHEAGFLKLDTSKIRTRLLWKNKTTISDAIDRIIEWVDVWNGKGDIPSCMNRQIEDYLN; from the coding sequence GTGAAAGAAAACACACTTTCATTAAAAGATTTCTATAAAGGTAAAAAAGTTTTCGTCACTGGGCACACCGGTTTTAAAGGAAGCTGGATGTGCAGGACGCTTATACAGATGGGAGCTGAGGTTACAGGGTATTCTCTAGAGCCCCCGACAGATCCTGCTCTTTTTGATATAGCAGATATTAAAGACCATATCGATTCAATAACAGGCGATATCAGAGACTTTGAATCTCTTAAGAAGGCGTTTGATAAAGCCTGTCCGGAGATCGTAATTCATATGGCAGCACAGCCTATAGTAAGGACTTCTTATGAACAACCTGTGATGACCTATGAGACTAATGTTATGGGAACAGTCAATGTTCTTGAATGTGTAAGACTGACAGACAGCGTAAGATCTGTTTTGAATGTTACAACAGATAAGGTTTATAAGAACAACGAATGGGAGTGGGGATATAGAGAGACGGACGAACTTTGCGGCTTTGATCCATATTCAAACTCCAAGTCCTGTAGCGAACTGGTCACATATTCTTACAAGAATTCATTTTTTGGAACTGGTCAAAGGAAGTGCACTATCTCTACTATGAGAGCCGGTAACGTTATAGGCGGAGGCGACTTTGCCAGAGACAGGATCATTCCTGACTGTATAAGAGCCGTTTTATCAGGAAATGAAATAATAGTTAGAAATAAAGATTCCATAAGGCCATATCAGTTTGTCATGGAACCTGTATATGCGTATCTTCTCCTTGCTGCCATGCAGTATGATGATATATCTTTTGAAGGATCTTATAATGTAGGACCTGATGAAGGAGATATTCTTACAACGGGTGAGATCACGGATATGTTCTGTAATAAATGGAACAAGGATCATGAAGGTGCTTCGTGGAAGAGCGAATCTGATATGGGCCCTCATGAAGCAGGCTTTTTAAAACTTGATACATCTAAGATTAGAACAAGGCTTTTATGGAAGAATAAGACCACTATAAGTGATGCCATAGACAGAATCATAGAGTGGGTTGATGTATGGAATGGTAAAGGCGATATTCCTTCATGCATGAACAGGCAGATTGAAGATTATCTGAATTAG
- a CDS encoding DUF6077 domain-containing protein: MGTIYTLVILILWLLLVPTLIGIIPASILPDRRRSWAVTFIAGYLLSLAVFELVAIPCMLLITYSAFAICCRIYLGVEILLASIGLFIGVVLIRKKKQEDLASGELNSITYRGIKHRLEAVFPGEQHVLAEDYMDPRGDVYGRRVRYSLEGKILWVLFGLLVLVQLIMAFTFASFDGDDAYYVVESVLAVQTDTMNTILPYTGGSTTFDKRHGLAVITMWIAFVAKISGVHATILAHTLLPLFLIPLTYIIYIEIGRMLFRRNPNKLPMFMIIIAVFQMFGHTSISTAETFFLTRTWQGKSMLANVAIPLLLWLFLWIGEDLEREDKQNLSNINKIAPWILMILVNMASGVFSSLGVMLGGILIGACTLVLLIRYRKFSLIGMAALTFIPNVIYLLMYLSL, translated from the coding sequence ATGGGAACAATTTATACACTTGTAATACTGATATTATGGCTACTTCTTGTGCCGACTTTAATTGGAATAATACCTGCAAGTATACTGCCTGACAGAAGAAGGTCATGGGCGGTGACTTTTATTGCAGGATACCTTTTATCGCTTGCCGTATTTGAGCTTGTAGCAATACCCTGTATGCTTCTTATTACGTACAGCGCTTTTGCTATCTGCTGCAGGATTTACCTTGGAGTAGAAATACTTCTTGCATCGATCGGACTTTTTATAGGAGTTGTCCTTATTCGTAAGAAGAAGCAGGAAGACCTTGCTTCAGGTGAGCTCAATTCCATTACCTATAGAGGTATAAAGCACAGACTTGAAGCGGTATTTCCGGGAGAACAGCATGTCCTTGCTGAGGACTATATGGATCCAAGGGGTGACGTATATGGAAGAAGAGTACGTTATTCTCTTGAAGGCAAGATATTGTGGGTTTTATTTGGACTATTAGTTCTTGTCCAGCTAATCATGGCATTTACTTTTGCTTCTTTTGACGGAGATGATGCCTATTATGTAGTTGAATCTGTTCTTGCAGTTCAGACGGATACCATGAATACAATTCTTCCTTATACAGGTGGTTCAACAACATTTGATAAAAGACATGGTCTTGCGGTTATTACTATGTGGATCGCTTTTGTAGCGAAGATATCAGGAGTGCATGCGACAATCCTTGCACATACACTTCTTCCTTTATTCCTCATACCGCTTACTTACATTATCTATATTGAGATAGGACGCATGCTCTTTAGAAGAAACCCTAATAAGCTTCCTATGTTCATGATCATAATTGCAGTATTCCAGATGTTTGGCCATACATCGATCTCAACAGCGGAGACGTTCTTTCTTACAAGAACATGGCAGGGCAAGTCCATGCTTGCTAATGTGGCGATTCCCCTTCTTTTGTGGCTTTTCCTGTGGATAGGAGAGGATCTGGAAAGAGAGGACAAGCAGAATCTTTCAAACATTAATAAGATTGCTCCATGGATTCTTATGATACTGGTAAATATGGCTTCCGGAGTCTTTTCATCTTTGGGAGTAATGCTTGGCGGAATTCTGATCGGTGCATGTACTCTGGTTCTTTTGATCAGATACAGGAAGTTTTCACTTATAGGAATGGCCGCACTCACATTCATACCTAATGTTATTTATCTGCTTATGTATCTTAGTCTTTGA
- a CDS encoding multidrug ABC transporter, with protein MSFYLLLAVVGQIIASFSQVLLKKSSGKEYSSFIRQYLNVLVICGYGMLGISMLISVVCYSGLEYMQVVILEPIGYVIVMFLSRFFFGEKITARKILGMVILLSGILVFYMR; from the coding sequence ATGAGCTTTTACCTTCTTCTTGCAGTTGTCGGACAGATAATTGCATCATTTTCACAGGTTTTATTAAAAAAGAGTTCAGGAAAAGAGTATTCCTCTTTTATCAGACAGTATTTAAATGTCCTTGTAATATGCGGCTACGGAATGCTTGGAATTTCGATGCTCATATCCGTTGTATGCTATTCGGGACTTGAATATATGCAGGTTGTAATACTTGAGCCGATCGGGTATGTTATCGTAATGTTCCTTTCAAGATTTTTCTTTGGTGAAAAGATAACTGCAAGGAAAATACTTGGTATGGTGATCCTGCTTTCGGGAATCTTAGTATTTTATATGAGATGA
- a CDS encoding GH25 family lysozyme — protein sequence MKKHHSIFGTKSIPNYRKQQFRNRGSRNDRRMVTDTSDENYEGRSDVERTYEDQGYDDQNYEDQGYEDQDYEPVTGDLESFEDGAFTESEEYNGTLPDGDSDLENEICNTTEETSGSYQNIDDTVLIKAAVALENEKASNTDFPIDFLDDEIADDSRDFDNEFEEDDQASNEDYSDEYEEDYEQDPYEEYEADEYEEYLEAQEEDPLSNWESGEQGYYGDGLDIPEEESFVGSQAEHGAVYGGDYEDLASDLREEAEKEGVRKASSARTSEASGRQRSGRGNNSSHRSSSRRNGRSTRPIPTQRRNARRRKKKNNNVILFLKNSSTLEKISLVIGLIVVITSVALGSLIIRTKAKADELSSFSNIGCEINEMEVPGSSGLVAVADAQAARLAAAEAVSEAATAATSEEEEKGVKVNLSMASIKQDLKIKFLNSETARLISGVPFEVSIKKPDGTTTTWKDDDKDGIIYHYDIPAGKYTVTIIELSGDQYSDYVFNTTSQTIEVKETIEYKPVDVSDEVKDESQVNVAAEDTVVEETVVESENTDTVEWVESTKTEIGSSGEYSYEEIKKDTIVNPYSAKGITDDGLQLITGTDSESGDNNSPSEASTSSPAASTTASTNSGSGNASTQNNNASGDNTSGQGGSNNDNSGGNGSNTGGTTEQPKTYTYELTPTSATIKVGDTATLTAKTSHDGISVAWTSSNTAVATVSNGTVTGVSAGTATITANFNNGEKSLTAQITVEKKEYTYSISKETLSLKTGATEKLTTETSLEDKTVTWASSDEKIAKVAADGTVTAVAAGTATVTATFKDGTKKTCTVTVTKGDGKIELSSTKATIIAGGSVLTLTAKVTGITDTTVIWKSSDESIATVDGGKVTGKKAGLVKITATSKSDASVTATCEVTVKDGAGELKDKNGNVVYVSENGSFRKATVADYDKATKFFIQKEGKLYSYTGWQTIDGYTYYYDKNGNYVTGDQVIQGAKYSFGADGRLSTGAGVLGIDVSKWNGSIDWSQVKNSGVSYVIIRCGYRGSSTGALIEDPKFRTNIQGATAAGLKVGVYFFTQAVSDVEAVEEASMVISLIKGYKISCPVFLDVEAAHGRADGISVSTRTAVCKAFCATIKGAGYTAGIYANKTWLNSYIDAPSLTGYKIWLAQYAAAPTYSRTRYDMWQYSSKGSISGISGRVDMNISYMGF from the coding sequence ATGAAGAAGCATCATAGCATTTTTGGAACCAAGAGTATACCGAATTATAGAAAACAACAATTCAGGAATCGAGGTAGTCGCAATGACCGTCGCATGGTTACTGATACTTCGGATGAAAATTATGAAGGTCGTAGCGATGTAGAACGTACCTATGAAGATCAGGGTTACGACGATCAGAACTACGAAGATCAGGGCTATGAAGACCAGGACTATGAGCCTGTTACAGGTGATTTAGAAAGCTTCGAAGATGGAGCGTTTACGGAATCTGAGGAGTATAATGGTACGTTGCCTGATGGCGACAGCGATCTTGAAAATGAAATATGTAATACCACAGAAGAAACATCAGGATCATATCAGAATATTGATGATACAGTCCTTATCAAGGCAGCTGTAGCATTAGAAAATGAAAAGGCTTCAAATACGGATTTTCCTATTGATTTTCTTGATGATGAGATTGCTGATGATTCAAGAGACTTTGATAACGAGTTTGAAGAGGATGATCAGGCTAGTAACGAAGATTATAGTGACGAATATGAAGAGGATTACGAGCAGGATCCTTATGAAGAATATGAGGCTGATGAATATGAAGAGTATTTAGAAGCTCAGGAAGAAGATCCTCTTTCAAACTGGGAATCAGGTGAACAAGGATATTATGGAGATGGCCTTGATATACCTGAAGAAGAATCTTTTGTAGGAAGCCAGGCAGAGCATGGGGCTGTATATGGTGGAGATTATGAAGATTTAGCCAGTGACCTTAGAGAAGAGGCTGAAAAGGAAGGCGTAAGAAAGGCATCTTCTGCAAGAACGAGTGAAGCGTCTGGAAGGCAGCGCTCTGGTAGAGGAAATAATTCGTCTCATCGCAGTTCGAGCAGACGAAATGGGCGTAGTACAAGGCCTATTCCGACGCAAAGAAGAAATGCAAGGCGCAGAAAGAAAAAGAATAATAATGTAATTCTTTTCTTAAAGAATTCAAGCACACTAGAAAAGATATCACTTGTTATCGGACTTATAGTGGTCATTACAAGCGTTGCGCTTGGAAGCCTTATCATTCGTACAAAAGCAAAAGCTGACGAGTTATCATCTTTTAGTAACATTGGATGTGAGATAAATGAGATGGAAGTTCCCGGAAGTTCGGGACTTGTAGCCGTTGCAGATGCTCAGGCAGCAAGACTTGCTGCAGCAGAAGCAGTATCTGAGGCAGCAACAGCGGCAACTTCTGAGGAAGAAGAAAAAGGCGTTAAAGTCAATCTTTCAATGGCTTCCATTAAGCAGGATCTTAAGATCAAGTTTTTGAACAGTGAGACTGCAAGACTTATTTCAGGAGTTCCTTTTGAAGTATCGATCAAAAAGCCTGACGGAACTACAACTACCTGGAAAGATGACGACAAGGACGGAATAATCTATCACTATGATATTCCTGCCGGTAAATATACAGTAACGATCATAGAGCTTTCAGGTGATCAGTACTCGGATTATGTTTTTAACACAACAAGTCAGACTATAGAAGTTAAGGAAACTATTGAATATAAGCCTGTTGATGTAAGTGACGAAGTCAAGGATGAGTCACAGGTTAATGTTGCGGCAGAAGATACTGTCGTTGAAGAAACAGTAGTTGAATCTGAGAATACAGATACAGTTGAATGGGTTGAATCTACTAAGACAGAGATTGGGTCAAGTGGAGAATACTCATATGAAGAGATAAAAAAAGATACGATCGTTAATCCATATTCTGCAAAGGGAATTACTGATGATGGACTTCAGCTCATAACAGGTACGGATTCAGAATCAGGTGATAACAATTCTCCTTCAGAAGCAAGTACATCAAGCCCGGCAGCTTCAACAACAGCTTCTACAAATAGTGGAAGCGGAAATGCAAGCACACAGAATAACAATGCATCCGGTGATAACACCTCCGGACAAGGCGGTTCAAATAATGACAACTCGGGTGGTAACGGCTCAAATACAGGAGGAACCACAGAGCAGCCTAAGACCTATACTTATGAACTTACGCCTACATCAGCTACTATAAAGGTTGGAGATACGGCTACCCTTACTGCAAAGACAAGTCATGACGGAATATCTGTGGCTTGGACGAGCTCAAATACAGCAGTTGCAACAGTTTCAAACGGTACAGTAACCGGTGTAAGTGCTGGTACAGCGACAATCACAGCTAATTTTAATAATGGTGAAAAGTCATTAACAGCTCAGATAACAGTAGAGAAAAAAGAATATACATATTCTATATCAAAAGAGACACTTTCATTAAAAACAGGTGCTACTGAAAAGCTTACTACAGAAACAAGCCTTGAAGATAAGACTGTTACATGGGCGAGCTCAGATGAAAAGATAGCAAAGGTTGCGGCTGATGGAACTGTAACAGCAGTAGCAGCGGGAACGGCGACTGTCACAGCGACATTTAAAGATGGAACCAAGAAAACCTGTACCGTTACAGTAACAAAGGGCGATGGTAAGATCGAACTTAGTTCTACCAAAGCAACTATTATTGCAGGAGGATCTGTTCTTACACTTACAGCCAAGGTTACAGGAATCACAGATACTACAGTTATCTGGAAGTCTTCAGATGAAAGCATTGCTACAGTAGATGGTGGTAAGGTTACAGGTAAGAAAGCCGGATTAGTAAAGATCACTGCAACAAGTAAATCAGATGCTTCAGTGACTGCAACTTGTGAAGTGACAGTCAAGGACGGAGCAGGCGAACTTAAGGATAAGAACGGAAATGTAGTATATGTATCAGAAAATGGAAGCTTTAGAAAAGCTACTGTAGCTGATTATGATAAGGCTACAAAATTCTTTATCCAAAAGGAAGGAAAGCTCTACAGCTACACTGGCTGGCAGACAATCGATGGATATACCTATTATTATGATAAGAACGGAAATTATGTAACAGGTGATCAGGTAATCCAGGGAGCCAAGTATTCATTTGGAGCTGATGGCCGCTTATCTACTGGGGCCGGAGTATTGGGTATTGACGTTTCGAAATGGAATGGTAGTATAGATTGGTCACAGGTAAAGAATTCTGGAGTATCTTATGTTATAATCAGATGCGGTTATAGAGGATCATCCACCGGAGCTCTTATTGAAGATCCGAAATTCAGGACTAATATTCAGGGAGCAACAGCAGCCGGACTTAAGGTTGGAGTATATTTCTTTACCCAGGCTGTATCCGATGTAGAAGCTGTCGAGGAAGCTTCGATGGTAATATCTCTTATTAAGGGATATAAGATAAGTTGCCCTGTTTTTCTTGACGTAGAAGCAGCTCACGGAAGAGCAGACGGAATCAGTGTTTCAACTAGGACTGCCGTTTGTAAGGCATTTTGTGCTACAATAAAGGGTGCAGGATATACAGCAGGTATATATGCAAATAAAACCTGGCTGAATAGCTATATAGATGCGCCATCTCTTACAGGCTATAAGATATGGCTTGCTCAGTATGCAGCAGCTCCCACATATTCAAGGACTCGTTATGATATGTGGCAGTATTCTTCAAAGGGCTCTATTTCCGGTATATCAGGAAGAGTCGATATGAATATCTCTTATATGGGATTTTAA
- the rfbB gene encoding dTDP-glucose 4,6-dehydratase, with amino-acid sequence MRTYLVTGGAGFIGSNYIHYMFKKYGDTIRIINVDALTYAGNLENLSDLESNDNYTFVKANICDREAITKIFEENDIDRVVHFAAESHVDRSIVNPEIFVETNVLGTATMLNAAKKAWENEDGTFKEGKKFLHVSTDEVYGSLPEDGGYFYETTPYAPHSPYSASKASSDMLVKAYMDTYHFPANITNCSNNYGPYQFPEKLIPLIIHNALEGKKLPVYGDGKNVRDWLYVEDHAKAIDMVQEQGRLFETYNIGGHNEKQNIEIVKTIIDILKEELAEDDPRKAHLTYDLITYVEDRKGHDRRYAIAPDKIKAEIGWEPETMFKEGIRKTIKWYFEHQEWMEHITSGDYEKYYDGMYSKKLAD; translated from the coding sequence ATGAGAACTTATCTTGTAACAGGCGGAGCCGGATTCATAGGATCAAACTATATTCACTATATGTTCAAGAAGTATGGTGATACTATCCGTATCATTAACGTTGATGCACTTACATATGCAGGAAACCTTGAGAACTTAAGCGACCTTGAATCCAACGATAACTACACATTCGTAAAGGCTAACATCTGCGATAGAGAAGCTATTACTAAGATCTTTGAAGAGAACGATATCGACCGTGTTGTACATTTTGCAGCAGAAAGTCACGTTGACCGTTCGATCGTAAATCCTGAGATCTTCGTTGAGACTAACGTTCTTGGTACAGCTACAATGCTTAATGCTGCCAAGAAGGCATGGGAGAACGAAGATGGAACTTTCAAGGAAGGAAAGAAGTTCCTTCACGTATCAACAGACGAAGTATATGGTTCACTTCCTGAAGATGGCGGATATTTCTATGAGACAACTCCTTATGCTCCTCATAGCCCATATTCAGCATCAAAGGCAAGTTCTGATATGCTGGTAAAAGCTTATATGGATACATATCATTTCCCGGCTAATATCACAAACTGCTCTAACAACTACGGACCTTACCAGTTCCCTGAAAAGCTTATTCCACTTATCATTCACAATGCGCTTGAAGGAAAGAAACTTCCTGTTTATGGCGATGGTAAGAATGTTCGTGACTGGCTTTATGTTGAAGATCATGCTAAGGCTATCGATATGGTTCAGGAACAGGGCCGTCTTTTCGAGACATACAACATCGGTGGACACAATGAGAAGCAGAACATCGAGATCGTTAAGACTATCATCGATATCTTAAAAGAAGAGCTTGCAGAGGATGATCCAAGAAAGGCTCACCTTACATATGATCTCATCACATATGTTGAAGATCGTAAGGGTCATGACAGAAGATATGCTATCGCACCTGATAAGATCAAGGCTGAGATTGGCTGGGAGCCTGAGACAATGTTCAAAGAAGGTATCCGCAAGACAATCAAGTGGTACTTCGAGCATCAGGAGTGGATGGAGCACATCACTTCAGGTGATTATGAGAAATATTATGATGGCATGTACAGCAAGAAGCTTGCTGACTGA
- the rfbA gene encoding glucose-1-phosphate thymidylyltransferase RfbA, with protein sequence MKGIILAGGSGTRLYPLTKAVSKQIMPVYDKPMIYYPLSTLMLAGIRDILIISTPRDLPAFKELFGDGSQLGLNMNYAVQEQPRGLADAFIIGADFIGNDSAALVLGDNIFYGQSFSKVLRNVFERHNTPGSGATIFGYYVRDPREYGVVEFDENGKAISIEEKPENPKSNYAVPGLYFYDNDVVEIAKNVKPSARGEIEITSINNEYLSRGNLYVETLGRGFAWLDTGNHDALLDAADFVATFQKRQGLYISCIEEIAYKRGFIDKQQLLNLAEPLMKTNYGKYLIEVANGL encoded by the coding sequence ATGAAAGGTATTATTCTTGCCGGAGGTTCCGGCACACGTCTTTATCCTTTAACTAAGGCTGTATCAAAGCAGATCATGCCTGTTTATGACAAGCCAATGATCTATTATCCGTTATCAACTCTTATGCTTGCAGGCATCAGAGATATACTTATCATTTCTACACCAAGAGATCTTCCCGCATTTAAGGAACTCTTTGGCGATGGATCACAGCTTGGTCTCAATATGAACTATGCAGTTCAGGAGCAGCCAAGAGGTCTTGCTGATGCATTTATCATCGGCGCTGACTTTATCGGTAATGATTCAGCAGCACTGGTACTTGGAGACAATATCTTCTATGGTCAGAGCTTTTCAAAGGTACTGCGTAACGTATTTGAAAGACATAATACTCCTGGTTCAGGAGCAACGATCTTTGGATACTATGTAAGAGATCCAAGAGAATATGGCGTTGTAGAATTTGATGAAAACGGTAAGGCTATTTCAATCGAAGAAAAGCCTGAAAATCCAAAGTCAAATTATGCAGTTCCTGGTCTTTACTTCTATGACAACGATGTAGTAGAGATCGCTAAGAATGTAAAGCCAAGTGCCAGAGGCGAGATTGAGATCACAAGTATCAATAACGAGTACCTTAGTCGTGGTAATCTCTATGTTGAAACTCTTGGAAGAGGTTTTGCATGGCTTGATACAGGTAATCATGATGCACTCCTTGATGCAGCAGACTTTGTTGCAACATTCCAGAAGAGACAGGGACTTTATATCTCCTGTATAGAAGAAATAGCTTACAAGAGAGGCTTTATTGATAAGCAGCAGCTTTTAAATCTTGCTGAGCCGCTGATGAAAACCAATTATGGTAAATATCTCATCGAGGTAGCTAATGGACTCTAA
- the rfbC gene encoding dTDP-4-dehydrorhamnose 3,5-epimerase: MGQISVENCGDIEGLKIITPTVHGDNRGYFMETYNKREFFEAGIDVEFVQDNQSASKKGVLRGLHFQKNFPQDKLVRVIKGEVFDVAVDLREGSKTFGKWFGVVLSEENKKQFFIPKNFAHGFLVLSDYAEFCYKCSDFWHPNDEGGLLWNDPEIGIEWPLWEGAELIFSEKDPKWGGIAQYKKERNL, encoded by the coding sequence ATGGGACAGATTAGTGTTGAAAATTGCGGAGATATAGAAGGGCTTAAGATCATCACCCCTACAGTTCATGGTGATAACAGAGGCTACTTCATGGAGACTTACAATAAGCGTGAGTTTTTTGAAGCAGGAATAGACGTTGAATTCGTTCAGGATAATCAGTCTGCCAGTAAAAAAGGTGTTCTTAGAGGACTTCATTTTCAGAAGAATTTCCCACAGGATAAGCTCGTAAGAGTAATTAAAGGTGAAGTTTTTGACGTTGCAGTAGATCTGCGTGAAGGTTCCAAAACTTTTGGAAAGTGGTTTGGCGTAGTCCTTTCTGAAGAGAACAAGAAACAGTTCTTCATTCCTAAAAATTTTGCTCATGGTTTTTTAGTTCTTTCTGACTACGCAGAGTTTTGTTATAAATGTTCAGATTTCTGGCATCCCAATGATGAGGGCGGTCTTTTATGGAACGATCCTGAAATAGGCATAGAGTGGCCTTTATGGGAAGGTGCTGAACTTATTTTCTCAGAAAAAGACCCTAAGTGGGGTGGAATTGCACAGTACAAAAAAGAGAGAAATCTTTAA
- a CDS encoding ABC transporter permease, producing the protein MNNKEKTTLGQRRLPGIGKLPKWAGITIFLACAVALALIIVLHYNPGADQETERLKKICACTLIALSCAVFSVYYDRVMVVPLELWNNRQLIWQMSVNDFKKRYAGSYLGAVWAFTQPVVTVLMYWFVFEKIFGMKTEIAGRGLDVPYVVFLMAGLVPWFYFTEGLSNGTTSLLEYTYLVKKVVFKISILPLIKIIAATFTHLFFCLLLVGAGWIAGFTPSLYTLQIFYYMFCEFMLMLAISFATSAIQVFFRDLMQIINICLQIGQWATPILWNLDSVVPDWRMQWIIKLNPMTYIVNGYRSCIYEERWFFEHFYSSTYFWIVVVGIFCIGSLVFKRSKIHFADVL; encoded by the coding sequence TTGAACAACAAAGAAAAGACAACGCTGGGGCAGCGCCGTCTGCCGGGAATAGGTAAACTGCCTAAATGGGCAGGAATCACTATTTTCCTGGCATGTGCAGTAGCTTTGGCACTTATTATCGTACTTCATTATAATCCTGGAGCTGATCAGGAGACTGAGAGGCTGAAAAAAATCTGCGCCTGTACGCTGATAGCGCTCAGTTGCGCGGTTTTTTCGGTTTATTACGACAGGGTTATGGTAGTTCCTCTGGAACTATGGAATAACAGACAGCTTATATGGCAGATGTCTGTTAATGACTTCAAAAAAAGATATGCAGGATCATATCTTGGCGCAGTATGGGCCTTTACACAGCCGGTTGTTACCGTGCTTATGTACTGGTTTGTATTCGAGAAGATATTTGGAATGAAAACTGAAATAGCAGGTCGAGGTCTCGATGTGCCGTACGTAGTATTTCTTATGGCAGGTCTTGTTCCGTGGTTCTATTTTACGGAAGGCTTATCCAACGGAACTACATCACTACTTGAATATACATATCTTGTAAAAAAAGTCGTATTCAAGATCAGTATTCTTCCACTCATAAAGATAATAGCAGCTACATTTACACATTTGTTTTTCTGTCTCTTGCTTGTAGGAGCAGGCTGGATAGCCGGATTTACTCCAAGCTTATATACTCTGCAGATTTTTTATTACATGTTCTGCGAGTTTATGCTTATGCTTGCTATCTCCTTTGCAACAAGTGCGATACAGGTATTTTTCCGTGACCTTATGCAGATAATAAATATCTGTCTTCAGATCGGACAGTGGGCTACTCCTATATTATGGAACCTTGATTCGGTAGTCCCTGACTGGCGTATGCAGTGGATCATAAAGCTTAATCCTATGACTTATATTGTTAATGGTTATAGAAGCTGTATCTATGAAGAGAGATGGTTCTTTGAGCATTTCTATTCATCAACCTATTTCTGGATCGTTGTTGTTGGAATATTCTGTATAGGTTCACTTGTGTTTAAACGCTCAAAGATTCACTTTGCAGATGTATTGTAA